The following proteins are co-located in the Ketogulonicigenium robustum genome:
- a CDS encoding DedA family protein: MFDALLGLMNAGGAFGLALIMFLENVFPPVPSEVIIPLAGFLAASGRMALWEVIVAGVAGSVLGALFWYWIGLAVGKDRVMAFVARWGFILTISEDEAERAFAWFQRYGAWAVFFARVLPGVRTLISIPAGMARMSMPLFLVTTTLGSAIWVSILAGAGLLLRENYDHISRYIDPLSYVVIGAIVGIYVWRLLRQLRSRPKG; the protein is encoded by the coding sequence ATGTTTGATGCACTGCTGGGGCTGATGAACGCGGGCGGCGCGTTCGGGCTGGCGCTGATCATGTTTTTGGAAAACGTGTTCCCGCCTGTTCCGTCCGAGGTGATCATCCCGCTGGCAGGGTTCTTGGCGGCCAGCGGGCGCATGGCGCTGTGGGAAGTGATCGTCGCGGGCGTGGCGGGGTCGGTGCTGGGGGCGCTATTCTGGTATTGGATCGGGCTGGCCGTGGGCAAAGACCGCGTCATGGCCTTTGTCGCGCGCTGGGGTTTCATCCTGACCATCAGCGAGGACGAGGCCGAGCGCGCCTTTGCGTGGTTCCAGCGCTATGGGGCATGGGCGGTGTTTTTCGCGCGTGTCTTGCCGGGGGTGCGGACGCTGATTTCGATCCCTGCGGGGATGGCCCGCATGTCGATGCCGCTATTTTTGGTCACGACGACGCTGGGCAGTGCCATTTGGGTCAGTATTCTGGCCGGTGCCGGGCTGCTGCTGCGCGAGAATTACGACCACATTTCGCGCTATATCGACCCGCTGTCGTATGTGGTGATCGGGGCGATTGTCGGTATTTACGTGTGGCGCCTGCTGCGGCAATTGCGCAGCAGGCCCAAGGGTTAA
- a CDS encoding RDD family protein → MPQTILSLPDPKTEPDFYRLVTFKRLVAWIIDGFVLFALSGAIVLLTVFVGLFFLGAIWFVLGFLYRWGALTLWSATPGMRLMSIELRTEQGERLDNRTALLHTLGYAISVAITPLQIISVLLMIFRGAGQGLTDMVLRTAMINRPASAL, encoded by the coding sequence ATGCCGCAAACCATCCTCAGCCTGCCCGACCCCAAAACCGAACCCGATTTCTACCGTCTGGTGACGTTCAAACGCCTCGTCGCGTGGATCATCGACGGGTTCGTGCTGTTCGCCCTCAGCGGCGCGATTGTGTTGCTGACGGTGTTCGTCGGGCTGTTCTTTCTGGGCGCGATCTGGTTCGTGCTGGGCTTCCTTTACCGCTGGGGCGCGCTGACGCTGTGGTCGGCCACGCCCGGCATGCGGCTGATGTCGATCGAACTGCGCACCGAGCAAGGCGAGCGGTTGGATAACCGAACCGCCCTGCTGCACACGCTGGGCTACGCCATCAGCGTTGCCATCACGCCGCTGCAAATCATATCGGTGCTGCTGATGATCTTCCGCGGCGCGGGTCAGGGGCTGACCGACATGGTGCTGCGCACCGCCATGATCAACCGTCCGGCAAGCGCGCTGTAA
- a CDS encoding protein-L-isoaspartate(D-aspartate) O-methyltransferase, with the protein MQFIYTLRASGVTDLRTLRAMERIDRALFVRQTFADRAYDDVPLPIGAGQTISQPSVVGIMTQALEVGERDKVLEVGTGSGYQAAILSQLARRVYTVDRHRGLVAEARAVFDSLGITNITAFTADGSFGLPEQAPFDRILVTAAAEDPPSPLLAQLKIGGIMVLPVGQSDHVQSLIRVVRLENGFDYEELHPVRFVPLVEGLA; encoded by the coding sequence ATGCAGTTCATCTACACCCTGCGCGCCAGCGGGGTCACCGACCTACGCACCCTACGCGCCATGGAACGGATCGACCGCGCCCTGTTCGTCCGCCAGACCTTTGCCGATCGCGCCTATGACGACGTACCCCTTCCCATCGGCGCGGGCCAAACCATCTCGCAACCCTCGGTCGTCGGCATTATGACCCAAGCGCTCGAGGTGGGCGAGCGCGACAAGGTGCTCGAGGTCGGCACGGGCTCGGGCTATCAGGCGGCGATCCTGTCGCAATTGGCCCGCCGCGTCTACACCGTCGACCGCCACCGCGGCCTTGTGGCCGAGGCGCGGGCCGTGTTCGACAGCCTTGGCATTACCAATATCACCGCCTTCACCGCCGATGGCAGCTTTGGGCTGCCAGAACAGGCCCCGTTCGACCGCATTCTGGTCACCGCTGCCGCCGAGGATCCGCCCTCGCCGCTCTTGGCGCAGCTGAAGATCGGGGGTATCATGGTGCTGCCGGTTGGGCAGTCCGACCATGTGCAAAGCCTGATCCGCGTCGTTCGGCTGGAAAACGGCTTTGATTATGAAGAGTTGCACCCCGTGCGCTTTGTCCCGTTGGTCGAGGGGCTGGCATGA
- a CDS encoding TRAP transporter large permease, with amino-acid sequence MMEFIATNMAPIMFASLIIFLLIGYPVAFALAANGLLFFVIGVELAPHSNGVITLSWPLLNALPDRFFGTMSNDTMLAIPFFTFMGVILEKSGMAEDLLDTIGQLFGSIRGGLAFAVVIVGTMLAATTGVVAASVIAMGLISLPIMLRYGYDRSFSAGVIAASGTLAQVVPPSLVLIVLADQLGRSAGDMFKGAMYPALALAGIYLLYVAYMAIFRPHKVPALPPEARTLGKGMGSLGVALGALIILAIICIRLFTNVMTPSNADIIGGFVAVLIVYSYTLLDRKLKWNRMSHLAQQVVIVMVPPVALIFLVLGTIFLGVATPTEAGAMGAAGSLILAAAKRRLNLDVIKQALISTTRLSTFVMFILLGARVFSLTFYGVNGHIWVEHLLTSLPGGATGFIIVVSILVFFLAFFLDYFELAFIIVPLLVAPAVALNIDLVWLGVILAINMQTSFMHPPFGFALHFLRSVAPRVPYIDKITGQKIAPVTSGQIYLGAIPFMALQLLMMVIVIIFPQLVMHYKGPAIDTSSVTISLPGVGGGLGGPSLGGPSLGGPSLGGAGAPGLGAPGLGSPGSLNVGN; translated from the coding sequence ATGATGGAGTTCATCGCCACGAACATGGCGCCGATCATGTTCGCATCGCTGATCATCTTCTTGCTGATCGGCTACCCTGTCGCCTTCGCGCTGGCCGCAAACGGCCTGCTGTTCTTCGTCATCGGCGTCGAACTGGCACCCCATTCCAACGGTGTCATCACGCTAAGCTGGCCGCTGCTGAATGCGCTGCCCGACCGTTTCTTTGGCACGATGTCAAACGATACGATGCTGGCGATCCCATTCTTTACCTTTATGGGGGTCATCCTTGAAAAATCGGGGATGGCCGAGGACCTGCTGGACACGATCGGCCAACTCTTCGGTTCGATCCGCGGCGGTCTGGCTTTTGCCGTGGTCATCGTGGGCACCATGCTGGCGGCAACCACCGGCGTTGTGGCCGCGTCGGTTATCGCCATGGGCCTCATCTCGCTGCCGATCATGCTGCGCTACGGCTACGACCGCTCGTTCTCGGCGGGCGTGATTGCCGCATCGGGCACGCTGGCCCAGGTCGTCCCGCCTTCGCTGGTGCTGATCGTTCTGGCCGACCAGCTGGGCCGCTCGGCAGGCGATATGTTCAAAGGCGCGATGTACCCCGCGCTGGCGCTGGCAGGCATTTATCTGCTTTACGTTGCATATATGGCCATCTTCCGCCCCCACAAAGTCCCTGCCCTGCCGCCCGAGGCGCGCACACTGGGCAAGGGCATGGGGTCGCTTGGCGTCGCCTTGGGCGCGCTGATCATTCTGGCGATCATCTGCATCCGTCTGTTCACCAACGTGATGACCCCCAGCAACGCCGACATCATCGGCGGCTTCGTCGCGGTGCTGATCGTCTACAGTTACACGCTGCTGGATCGTAAACTGAAGTGGAACCGGATGTCGCATCTGGCCCAACAGGTCGTCATCGTCATGGTGCCGCCGGTTGCGCTGATCTTCCTGGTGCTGGGCACGATCTTCCTTGGCGTTGCCACCCCCACCGAGGCTGGCGCGATGGGTGCTGCCGGATCACTGATCCTGGCTGCAGCCAAGCGCCGCCTGAACCTCGATGTCATCAAACAGGCCCTGATCTCGACCACGCGCCTGTCGACCTTCGTGATGTTCATCCTGCTGGGCGCCCGCGTCTTCTCGCTGACGTTCTATGGCGTGAACGGCCACATCTGGGTTGAACACCTGCTGACATCCCTGCCCGGTGGTGCCACAGGCTTCATCATCGTGGTGTCGATCCTTGTGTTCTTCCTGGCCTTCTTCCTCGATTATTTCGAGCTGGCCTTTATTATCGTGCCGCTGCTGGTCGCCCCTGCGGTTGCCCTGAACATCGACCTTGTCTGGCTGGGCGTGATCCTTGCAATCAACATGCAGACATCGTTCATGCACCCGCCATTCGGCTTTGCCCTACACTTCTTGCGATCGGTCGCGCCCCGCGTGCCCTATATCGACAAGATCACCGGACAAAAGATCGCACCAGTGACATCGGGGCAAATCTATCTGGGGGCAATCCCGTTCATGGCGCTGCAACTGCTGATGATGGTCATCGTCATCATCTTCCCGCAGCTGGTGATGCACTACAAGGGGCCAGCGATCGACACATCCTCGGTCACCATCAGCCTGCCGGGTGTCGGTGGCGGATTGGGTGGGCCCAGCCTTGGCGGGCCTAGCCTTGGCGGACCCAGCCTTGGTGGCGCGGGTGCCCCCGGCCTCGGTGCGCCGGGCCTTGGTAGCCCCGGCAGCCTGAACGTCGGCAACTAA
- a CDS encoding succinate dehydrogenase assembly factor 2 — translation MHDEMRLRRLHMRAIRRGIKEMDLLLGHFAAARLSSLSPAELDGFETLLAENDHDIHAWATGAQAVPDAYAELMAQLLAHADGVKGSWV, via the coding sequence ATGCACGACGAAATGCGGTTGCGCCGCCTGCACATGCGGGCGATCCGGCGGGGGATCAAGGAAATGGACCTGCTGCTGGGGCATTTCGCGGCCGCGCGCCTTTCCAGCCTGTCGCCCGCCGAGCTGGACGGGTTCGAGACGCTGCTGGCCGAGAATGACCATGATATTCATGCTTGGGCGACCGGCGCGCAGGCGGTGCCTGACGCTTACGCGGAGCTGATGGCGCAGTTGCTGGCCCATGCCGATGGGGTGAAGGGCAGTTGGGTCTAG
- a CDS encoding MATE family efflux transporter, whose protein sequence is MDTAQKQRFTSEIWGMLALGVPLIASNLAQMIVNLTDTVLLGWYDVKALAAVTLAHALYTLLYLFGAGFAWAVMPLVAEAGVQGDETRVRRVTRMGIWLTLGFGALALVPMMASGYLLRAIGQDPAMADMAHSYLRIVAFGLIFSLLVACLRSFLAALSHTAIVFWTTVIVASVNAVLVYGLIFGNFGLPALGMVGAAVGTTIAQAVGLLVLSVYAARKLPRYHLFQRFWRPDFGAIREVLRIGLPIGLTNLAEGGLFSATAVLVGWIGTGQLAAHGIAMQISGMVFMLYMGLSQAATILAGRAYGQRDAAALRRVSQAAGIVTMGVLVIGVAVFVLFRGPMVGAFISMDDPNRAEVLRIGMALLLMSALFQALDAMQVMALGLLRAVQDTTVPMLMAIFGYWCVGFPTSLVIGIWLGGGEVGVWVGLVAGLFVASVLMLSRYLRGLARHTYIPA, encoded by the coding sequence ATGGATACAGCGCAAAAGCAGCGTTTTACGTCTGAAATCTGGGGCATGCTGGCACTGGGGGTGCCGCTGATCGCATCGAATTTGGCGCAGATGATCGTCAATTTGACCGACACCGTTTTGCTAGGTTGGTATGATGTAAAGGCGCTGGCGGCGGTTACTTTGGCGCATGCGCTGTATACACTGCTGTATCTGTTCGGGGCGGGCTTTGCCTGGGCGGTGATGCCGCTGGTGGCCGAGGCTGGCGTGCAGGGCGACGAAACTCGCGTGCGCCGCGTGACGCGGATGGGCATTTGGCTGACGCTGGGCTTTGGCGCGCTGGCGCTGGTGCCGATGATGGCCTCGGGGTATTTGCTGCGCGCCATCGGGCAGGATCCGGCGATGGCGGATATGGCGCATTCGTACCTGCGGATCGTGGCGTTCGGGCTGATTTTCAGCCTGCTGGTTGCGTGCCTGCGCAGCTTTCTGGCGGCGCTGTCGCATACCGCCATCGTGTTCTGGACGACGGTGATCGTCGCCTCGGTCAATGCGGTGCTGGTATATGGGCTGATCTTTGGAAACTTCGGGCTGCCCGCGCTGGGAATGGTGGGCGCGGCGGTGGGCACCACCATTGCGCAGGCCGTGGGGCTGCTGGTGCTGTCGGTCTATGCCGCGCGCAAATTGCCGCGCTATCATCTGTTCCAGCGGTTCTGGCGCCCTGATTTCGGCGCGATCCGCGAAGTGCTGCGCATCGGGCTGCCCATCGGCCTGACCAATTTGGCCGAGGGCGGCTTGTTCAGCGCCACCGCCGTGCTGGTGGGCTGGATCGGCACCGGCCAGTTGGCGGCACACGGGATCGCGATGCAGATCTCGGGGATGGTGTTCATGCTGTATATGGGCCTGTCGCAGGCCGCGACGATTTTGGCGGGCCGCGCGTATGGCCAGCGTGATGCAGCGGCGCTGCGGCGCGTGTCGCAGGCGGCGGGCATTGTCACCATGGGCGTTCTGGTCATTGGCGTGGCGGTGTTTGTGCTGTTTCGCGGGCCGATGGTCGGGGCGTTCATATCGATGGACGACCCCAATCGTGCCGAGGTTTTGCGCATCGGCATGGCGTTGCTGCTGATGTCGGCGCTGTTTCAGGCGCTGGATGCCATGCAGGTCATGGCGCTGGGGTTGCTGCGCGCGGTACAAGATACCACTGTGCCGATGTTGATGGCGATCTTTGGCTATTGGTGCGTGGGCTTCCCGACCAGCCTTGTCATCGGCATCTGGCTGGGCGGCGGCGAGGTCGGCGTTTGGGTCGGGTTGGTGGCGGGGCTGTTCGTCGCCTCGGTTCTGATGCTGTCGCGGTATCTGCGCGGGCTTGCGCGCCATACGTATATTCCTGCCTGA
- a CDS encoding VOC family protein, which produces MALRYLHTMVRVLDLDKSIAFYKALGLVEKRRTESEKGRYTLVFMVAPGQEEVSVELTFNWDGDEGLPADSRHFGHLAYRVDNIYDLCQRLMDAGITINRPPRDGHMAFVRSPDNISIELLQEGDNLPPAEPWASMPNTGHW; this is translated from the coding sequence ATGGCTTTGCGTTATCTGCACACGATGGTGCGCGTCCTCGACCTCGACAAAAGCATCGCGTTCTACAAGGCGCTGGGGCTGGTTGAAAAGCGCCGCACGGAAAGTGAAAAGGGCCGCTACACGCTGGTCTTCATGGTCGCCCCCGGGCAAGAGGAAGTCTCGGTCGAGCTGACCTTCAACTGGGACGGCGACGAGGGCCTGCCCGCCGACAGCCGCCATTTCGGCCATCTGGCCTACCGCGTCGACAATATCTACGACCTCTGCCAGCGCCTGATGGATGCGGGCATCACCATTAACCGCCCGCCGCGCGACGGCCACATGGCCTTCGTCCGCTCGCCCGACAACATCTCGATCGAGCTGCTGCAAGAGGGCGACAACCTGCCCCCCGCCGAGCCGTGGGCCTCGATGCCGAACACCGGTCACTGGTAA
- a CDS encoding pyridoxal phosphate-dependent aminotransferase, giving the protein MSFLSQTLARVKPSPTIAVTTRAAELKAEGRDIISLGAGEPDFDTPQNIKDAAIRAINEGKTKYTPVDGIPALKQAICAKFARENNLTYTPAQVTVGTGGKQVLYNALMATLNPGDEVLIPAPYWVSYPDMVLLAGGTPVVITGGLETNFKITPAQLEAAITPKTKWFLFNSPSNPTGAGYSWAELKALTDVLLRHPHVWVLSDDMYEHLAFDGFTFCTPAQVEPALYDRTLTVNGVSKAYAMTGWRIGYAAGPTALIKAIAKIQSQSTSNPCSISQYAALEALNGPQDYIEDNKALFQGRRDLVVAALNACPGLNCPVPEGAFYVYPDISGCIGKTSKSGVLIDNDEAFVSALLDETGVAVVFGAAFGLSPNFRISYATSEAELTEACARIKTFCEGLR; this is encoded by the coding sequence ATGAGCTTCCTTTCCCAGACCCTTGCGCGGGTCAAACCCTCGCCCACCATCGCCGTGACCACCCGTGCCGCCGAACTCAAGGCCGAGGGACGCGACATCATCAGCCTCGGCGCGGGCGAGCCCGATTTCGATACGCCCCAGAACATCAAAGACGCGGCGATCCGCGCGATCAACGAAGGCAAGACGAAATACACCCCCGTTGACGGCATCCCCGCGCTGAAACAGGCGATCTGCGCCAAATTCGCGCGCGAAAACAACCTGACCTATACGCCCGCGCAAGTGACCGTCGGCACGGGCGGCAAGCAGGTACTGTATAATGCCCTGATGGCCACGCTGAACCCCGGCGATGAAGTGCTGATCCCCGCGCCCTACTGGGTCAGCTACCCCGATATGGTGCTGCTGGCCGGCGGCACGCCCGTGGTGATCACCGGCGGCCTCGAGACCAACTTCAAGATCACGCCCGCGCAGCTGGAAGCGGCGATTACGCCCAAGACAAAGTGGTTCTTGTTCAACAGCCCCTCGAACCCCACCGGCGCCGGTTATTCGTGGGCCGAGCTGAAGGCCCTGACCGATGTGCTGCTGCGCCACCCGCATGTCTGGGTGCTATCGGACGATATGTACGAACACCTCGCGTTCGACGGGTTCACCTTCTGCACACCTGCGCAGGTGGAACCCGCCCTCTACGACCGCACGCTGACAGTGAACGGCGTGTCGAAAGCCTATGCGATGACCGGCTGGCGCATCGGCTACGCCGCAGGCCCCACCGCGCTGATCAAGGCTATCGCCAAGATCCAGTCGCAATCGACCTCGAACCCCTGCTCGATCAGCCAATACGCCGCGCTCGAGGCGCTGAACGGCCCGCAGGATTATATCGAGGATAACAAGGCCCTGTTCCAAGGCCGCCGCGATCTGGTTGTCGCCGCGCTGAACGCCTGCCCCGGCCTGAACTGCCCCGTGCCCGAGGGCGCCTTCTACGTATATCCCGACATTTCAGGCTGCATCGGCAAAACCAGCAAAAGCGGTGTGCTGATCGACAATGACGAAGCCTTCGTCAGCGCCTTGCTGGATGAAACCGGCGTCGCGGTTGTCTTCGGCGCGGCCTTCGGCCTCTCGCCGAACTTCCGCATCAGCTACGCCACATCCGAGGCAGAGCTGACCGAGGCTTGCGCCCGCATCAAGACCTTCTGCGAAGGTTTGCGTTAA
- a CDS encoding MarR family winged helix-turn-helix transcriptional regulator yields the protein MNHQRANDMTPAVPAQMVSYFDALGLVERLHRLLLDLVKDEFERLGLLEINPVQALLLFNIAEQELTAGELKSRGFYQGSNVSYNLKKLVDLNYLHHERSTVDRRAVRIRLSEKGRRVRETLQRLFAGHADGLVARGVLPREGMDDLTLMLRRVERYWSEQIRYIY from the coding sequence ATGAATCATCAACGCGCTAACGACATGACACCCGCCGTGCCGGCCCAGATGGTCAGCTATTTCGATGCGTTGGGTTTGGTGGAACGGCTGCACCGCCTGCTGCTGGATCTGGTCAAGGACGAGTTCGAGCGGCTAGGCCTGCTAGAGATCAACCCCGTGCAGGCGCTGCTGTTGTTCAATATTGCCGAGCAGGAGCTGACTGCAGGCGAGCTGAAGTCGCGCGGGTTTTATCAGGGCAGCAATGTCAGCTATAATCTGAAAAAGCTGGTTGATCTGAACTACTTGCATCACGAACGCAGCACGGTTGACCGGCGCGCGGTGCGCATCCGCCTAAGCGAGAAGGGCCGCCGTGTGCGCGAAACGCTGCAACGTTTGTTCGCGGGCCATGCTGACGGGCTGGTCGCACGCGGTGTGCTGCCGCGCGAGGGGATGGACGATCTGACGCTGATGTTGCGCCGTGTCGAGCGGTATTGGAGTGAGCAGATCCGGTACATCTACTGA
- a CDS encoding peptidoglycan DD-metalloendopeptidase family protein, whose product MPKLMQISTPARQRSVTLLGGAALLALAACGTVTDYDLRGMGPGFTTEGAVQTNNRPAPDARGVISYPTYQVAVARSGDTVASIATRLGLDPNQLAAYNGLQGGTSLRAGEILALPSRVSDGGSDITSIAGAAIDRAGTVTTSALPPAAGGAAAPAATTTAPAASTPFAISEPIRHQVARGETAYIIARRYNVPVRSLAEWNGLDSNMTIREGQYLMIPTANGNPPAGSTTSEPGQGSPTPIPPSSTQPLPREATTSTTAAAATTTAAAATAAPNLGSQQTSASQSSALQRPVAGNIIRAYAKGRNEGIDIGAAAGTNVSAAAAGTVAAITTNTEGVQIVVIRHDNNLMTVYTHLDNLTVSRGASVTRGQTIGKVAAGDPSYLHFEVRRGLESVDPSTMLP is encoded by the coding sequence ATGCCCAAACTGATGCAGATTTCGACCCCTGCCCGCCAGCGCAGCGTAACGCTGCTGGGTGGCGCCGCGCTGCTTGCACTGGCCGCCTGCGGCACCGTCACCGATTACGACCTGCGCGGCATGGGCCCGGGCTTCACCACCGAAGGCGCGGTGCAAACGAACAACCGCCCCGCCCCCGATGCGCGCGGCGTGATTTCCTACCCGACGTACCAAGTCGCCGTCGCCCGCAGCGGCGATACGGTGGCCAGCATCGCAACGCGCCTCGGCCTCGACCCGAACCAACTGGCGGCGTATAACGGCCTGCAAGGCGGCACATCGCTGCGCGCGGGTGAAATTCTGGCCCTGCCCAGCCGCGTTAGCGACGGCGGCAGCGACATCACCAGCATCGCGGGTGCCGCGATCGACCGTGCAGGCACCGTGACCACATCGGCGCTGCCCCCCGCCGCAGGGGGCGCGGCTGCGCCTGCCGCCACCACAACGGCCCCCGCCGCCAGCACACCATTCGCCATTTCCGAGCCGATCCGCCACCAAGTCGCGCGCGGCGAAACCGCCTATATTATCGCGCGCCGCTACAACGTGCCGGTGCGGTCGTTGGCCGAATGGAACGGCCTCGACTCCAACATGACCATCCGCGAGGGGCAGTATCTGATGATCCCCACCGCGAACGGCAATCCGCCCGCCGGCAGCACCACATCCGAACCCGGCCAAGGCTCGCCCACGCCGATCCCGCCCAGCTCGACCCAACCCCTCCCGCGCGAGGCGACGACCAGCACCACCGCTGCTGCCGCCACGACGACGGCCGCCGCTGCAACCGCGGCCCCGAACCTCGGGTCGCAGCAAACCAGCGCCAGCCAGTCCAGTGCGCTGCAACGCCCCGTCGCGGGCAACATCATCCGCGCCTATGCCAAGGGCCGGAACGAGGGGATCGACATCGGCGCCGCCGCTGGCACCAACGTCAGCGCCGCTGCAGCGGGCACGGTTGCCGCCATCACCACCAATACCGAGGGCGTGCAGATCGTTGTCATCCGCCACGACAACAACCTGATGACCGTCTACACCCACCTCGATAACCTGACTGTCTCGCGCGGGGCCAGCGTCACGCGCGGCCAGACCATCGGCAAGGTCGCGGCGGGCGATCCGTCCTACCTCCACTTCGAGGTACGTCGCGGGTTGGAATCCGTCGACCCATCGACCATGCTGCCTTAA
- a CDS encoding TRAP transporter small permease subunit — protein MNGLLAFSRLVDRVNEWIGKQVGWLIFVAILVSALNAIVRKVFNYSSNGYLELQWYLYGAAFMLAASWVIKTNDHVRIDLIYGRLSRNARNWIELLGHIFFLMPFVLVMIYFLWPYVIRSYNSGEMSANAGGLILWPAKLMLLIGFLQMFFQGLSEIIKRVGVMTGTYIDPNPYVTARDLAEQEAQQLAAEILKAQQAEQAK, from the coding sequence ATGAACGGACTTCTGGCCTTCTCGAGGCTTGTCGACCGGGTGAACGAGTGGATCGGTAAACAGGTCGGCTGGCTCATCTTTGTCGCAATTCTCGTCTCAGCGCTGAACGCCATCGTGCGCAAAGTGTTCAACTATTCGTCGAACGGCTACCTTGAACTGCAATGGTACCTTTACGGTGCCGCCTTCATGCTGGCCGCATCTTGGGTGATCAAAACGAACGACCACGTTAGGATCGACCTGATCTATGGCCGCCTGTCGCGCAACGCGCGCAACTGGATCGAACTGCTGGGGCACATCTTCTTTCTGATGCCCTTCGTTCTGGTCATGATCTACTTTCTGTGGCCCTACGTGATCCGCTCGTACAATTCGGGCGAAATGTCGGCCAACGCAGGCGGCCTGATCCTGTGGCCCGCCAAGCTGATGCTGCTAATCGGCTTTTTGCAAATGTTCTTTCAGGGCCTGTCGGAAATCATCAAGCGTGTCGGCGTGATGACAGGTACCTACATCGACCCGAACCCTTATGTGACCGCCCGTGACCTGGCCGAGCAAGAGGCCCAGCAACTCGCCGCGGAAATCCTGAAGGCGCAGCAAGCGGAGCAAGCAAAATGA
- a CDS encoding arginyltransferase, with protein MRHSLPLAPQFYVTAPAPCPYLAGRLERKLFTALQGDSAATMNDALSQQGFRRSQNVIYRPTCANCSACMSARIRVADFKPNKWQRRVLARNSTLQRRLRPTWASDEQYDLFRRYLDARHADGGMADMDVFEFAAMIEQTPVRSRVVEFVDPAAAQIARDSDGLVGCCLIDILDDGLSLVYSFYDPARAHDSLGSYIILQHIQIAQEMGLPYVYLGYWVPGSPKMAYKARYHPLEIYRSGTWIGLDPDNPPLTEVHPLDTAPVAEQVANIVLPDEPPA; from the coding sequence ATGCGCCATAGCCTGCCACTGGCACCGCAGTTCTATGTCACCGCGCCCGCCCCGTGCCCCTACCTGGCCGGGCGGCTCGAGCGGAAGCTGTTCACCGCGCTGCAAGGCGACAGCGCGGCAACCATGAATGACGCCCTGTCGCAACAGGGGTTCCGGCGGTCGCAGAACGTGATCTACCGGCCCACCTGCGCCAATTGCAGCGCCTGCATGTCGGCGCGCATCCGCGTGGCCGATTTCAAACCCAACAAATGGCAGCGCCGCGTGCTGGCGCGCAACAGCACCCTACAGCGTCGTCTGCGCCCCACATGGGCCAGTGACGAGCAATACGACCTGTTCCGCCGCTATCTGGATGCCCGCCATGCCGACGGCGGCATGGCCGATATGGACGTGTTCGAATTCGCCGCCATGATCGAACAAACCCCCGTGCGCAGCCGCGTCGTCGAATTTGTCGACCCCGCCGCCGCGCAGATCGCGCGCGACAGCGACGGCCTTGTCGGCTGCTGCCTGATCGATATTCTGGATGACGGCCTGTCGCTGGTCTATTCGTTCTACGACCCCGCGCGGGCGCATGACTCGCTAGGCAGCTACATCATCTTGCAGCACATCCAGATCGCGCAGGAAATGGGGCTGCCTTACGTGTACTTGGGCTATTGGGTGCCCGGCAGCCCCAAAATGGCCTACAAGGCGCGCTACCACCCGCTGGAGATTTACCGCAGCGGCACATGGATCGGCCTCGATCCCGATAACCCGCCCCTGACCGAAGTCCACCCCCTCGACACCGCACCGGTGGCAGAACAGGTCGCCAATATCGTCCTACCCGACGAGCCGCCCGCCTAA